One segment of Streptomyces sp. XD-27 DNA contains the following:
- a CDS encoding YciI family protein has protein sequence MAQYLILVYADEASLYEAAKEVWDEEYRAHQAFGEANAAAILGSNALHPTSTATSIRRDDSGGFAVTDGPFAETKEALGGYYLVEASDLDEAIAVAKQVPSRFGGVEVRPVMVFD, from the coding sequence ATGGCGCAGTACCTGATCCTGGTCTACGCGGACGAGGCGTCCTTGTACGAAGCCGCGAAGGAGGTGTGGGACGAGGAATACCGGGCGCACCAGGCATTCGGCGAGGCCAACGCGGCCGCCATCCTCGGGAGCAACGCGCTGCACCCGACCAGCACCGCCACCTCGATCCGCCGGGACGACTCGGGCGGCTTCGCCGTCACGGACGGGCCGTTCGCCGAGACGAAAGAGGCACTGGGCGGCTACTACCTGGTGGAGGCCTCCGACCTTGACGAGGCCATCGCCGTGGCCAAGCAGGTGCCGTCCCGCTTCGGCGGTGTCGAGGTCCGCCCGGTGATGGTGTTCGACTGA
- a CDS encoding TVP38/TMEM64 family protein yields MPHAAAPPPRPAPRRARVLLSPWSRLGLLLVLLAGAATAVLVWEPQRLIADGWPDRLSGSGAIVVFALAYGVCTAALVPRPLLNLAAGALFGTLAGLPGAVVGTVLGAGIAFGLGRLLGQDALRPLLRGRWLTAADRQLSRHGFRSMLALRLFPGVPFAAANYCAAVSRMGWLPFLLATGLGSVPNTAAYVVAGSRAATPTSPVFMAAMAFIALTGLGALVVAWRRRGRLRPAAEAAVNGDLVRSAGPGDATLPRPPGDLKSPWPPTRNPAWPARSWTSA; encoded by the coding sequence CCGCGCCCGGCCCCGCGCCGCGCCCGCGTGCTGCTGTCCCCGTGGTCGCGGCTGGGGCTGCTGTTGGTCCTGCTGGCCGGTGCGGCGACGGCGGTGCTGGTCTGGGAGCCGCAGCGGCTGATCGCCGACGGCTGGCCGGATCGGCTGTCCGGCTCGGGCGCCATCGTGGTGTTCGCACTCGCGTACGGGGTGTGTACGGCGGCGCTGGTGCCGAGGCCGCTGCTGAACCTGGCGGCAGGGGCACTGTTCGGCACCCTGGCAGGACTGCCCGGCGCCGTGGTGGGGACCGTACTCGGCGCAGGAATCGCCTTCGGGTTGGGCAGGCTGCTGGGGCAGGACGCGTTGCGGCCGCTGCTGCGCGGCCGCTGGCTGACGGCGGCCGACCGCCAGCTGTCGCGGCACGGCTTCCGCTCGATGCTCGCGCTGCGCCTCTTCCCCGGCGTGCCGTTCGCGGCCGCGAACTACTGTGCCGCGGTGTCGCGGATGGGCTGGCTGCCGTTCCTGCTGGCGACGGGTCTGGGCAGCGTGCCGAACACCGCCGCGTACGTGGTGGCGGGCAGCCGGGCGGCGACGCCCACCTCACCGGTCTTCATGGCGGCCATGGCCTTCATCGCGCTGACCGGGCTGGGCGCGCTGGTCGTCGCCTGGCGCAGACGGGGGCGGCTGCGCCCGGCCGCGGAGGCGGCGGTGAACGGGGACCTTGTGCGGAGCGCCGGGCCCGGGGACGCTACGCTGCCCCGGCCGCCCGGTGATCTCAAGTCGCCCTGGCCTCCCACCCGGAACCCCGCCTGGCCTGCACGTTCGTGGACCAGCGCATGA
- a CDS encoding undecaprenyl-diphosphate phosphatase has translation MSWFESLILGLVQGLTEFLPISSSAHLRLTAAFAGWDDPGAAFTAITQIGTEAAVIIYFRKDIGRIISAWFRSLVDKRMRSDHDAQMGWLVIVGSIPIGVLGLTLKDQIEGPFRDLRLTATMLIVMGIVLGAADRLAARDENGGRHRAVKQRKTLKELSVKDGLIYGVCQAMALVPGVSRSGATISGGLLMGYTREAAARYSFLLAIPAVLASGTFELKDAAEGGHVSWGPTIFATIIAFFVGYAVIAWFMKFISTKSFMPFVVYRILLGVVIFALVGMDALSPHAGESGD, from the coding sequence ATGTCATGGTTCGAATCACTCATCCTCGGACTCGTCCAGGGGTTGACCGAGTTCCTGCCGATCTCCTCCAGCGCGCATCTGCGGCTGACCGCGGCCTTCGCGGGCTGGGACGATCCCGGCGCGGCGTTCACCGCCATCACGCAGATCGGCACCGAGGCCGCGGTGATCATCTACTTCCGCAAGGACATCGGGCGGATCATCTCGGCGTGGTTCCGGTCTCTGGTGGACAAGCGCATGCGGTCCGACCACGACGCCCAGATGGGCTGGCTGGTGATCGTCGGATCGATCCCGATCGGTGTGCTGGGCCTGACCCTCAAGGACCAGATCGAGGGACCGTTCCGCGATCTGCGGCTGACCGCCACCATGTTGATCGTCATGGGCATCGTGCTGGGTGCGGCGGACCGGCTGGCGGCGCGTGACGAGAACGGCGGTCGGCACCGCGCGGTCAAGCAGCGCAAGACGCTCAAGGAACTGAGCGTCAAGGACGGTCTGATCTACGGCGTGTGCCAGGCGATGGCGCTGGTGCCCGGCGTCTCCCGGTCGGGAGCGACGATCAGCGGCGGTCTGCTGATGGGCTACACGCGCGAGGCGGCGGCCCGCTACTCGTTCCTGCTCGCGATCCCCGCGGTGCTGGCCTCGGGAACGTTCGAACTCAAGGACGCGGCGGAGGGCGGGCACGTCTCCTGGGGCCCCACGATATTCGCGACGATCATCGCGTTCTTCGTCGGCTACGCCGTGATCGCGTGGTTCATGAAGTTCATCTCGACGAAGAGCTTCATGCCGTTCGTGGTCTACCGGATCCTGCTCGGCGTGGTCATCTTCGCGCTGGTCGGTATGGACGCGCTGAGCCCGCACGCGGGCGAGTCGGGCGACTGA
- a CDS encoding pyridoxamine 5'-phosphate oxidase family protein, translating into MPAQAQRQEPQTDLDARYSSPGATATPWAEAVSRLEKAEIFWLSTVRPDGRPHVTPVMTVWMDGALHFTTGERERKGLNLAANPHVVLTTGTNAYGEGCDLVVEGEAVRVTDEKRLAELAAAWEAKYGPGWHFEVRDGAFSLATTTAAPPPTEETRDAGRAVVFEVAPRTAFGFGRGEGFSQTRWRFTH; encoded by the coding sequence ATGCCGGCACAGGCTCAGAGGCAGGAACCGCAGACCGATCTGGACGCGCGCTACAGCTCCCCCGGCGCCACCGCCACGCCCTGGGCCGAGGCCGTCTCCCGTCTCGAGAAGGCCGAGATCTTCTGGCTGTCGACGGTCCGTCCGGACGGCCGCCCCCACGTCACGCCGGTGATGACGGTGTGGATGGACGGGGCGCTCCACTTCACCACCGGTGAGCGGGAGCGCAAAGGGCTCAACCTCGCCGCCAACCCGCACGTCGTCCTTACCACCGGCACCAACGCCTATGGCGAGGGCTGCGACCTGGTGGTCGAGGGCGAGGCGGTCCGGGTCACCGACGAGAAGCGGCTGGCCGAGCTGGCGGCCGCCTGGGAGGCGAAGTACGGCCCGGGCTGGCACTTCGAGGTGCGGGACGGCGCCTTCAGCCTCGCTACGACGACGGCAGCCCCGCCACCGACCGAGGAGACCAGGGACGCGGGCCGTGCCGTGGTCTTCGAGGTGGCGCCGCGGACCGCCTTCGGATTCGGCAGGGGCGAGGGCTTCAGCCAGACCCGCTGGCGCTTCACTCACTGA
- a CDS encoding YciI family protein produces MKYLVMVQGTQTDYDAMRGKASEHSPAWSEEEMQAMYAYMNAINDDLSESGEFVDGQGLAEPDRTRLVSLDADGNPVITDGPYAETKELPAGYWVLDCASLERVTAIAERVARCPQPAGAPEYPVVIRPIMEGGAGDIC; encoded by the coding sequence ATGAAGTACCTGGTCATGGTGCAGGGCACGCAGACGGACTACGACGCCATGCGAGGCAAGGCGTCCGAGCACTCCCCTGCCTGGAGCGAGGAGGAGATGCAGGCCATGTACGCCTACATGAACGCGATCAACGACGACCTCTCCGAGAGCGGCGAGTTCGTCGACGGCCAGGGACTGGCCGAACCGGACCGGACCCGGCTGGTCTCCCTGGACGCGGACGGCAATCCCGTCATCACCGACGGGCCGTACGCCGAGACCAAGGAGTTGCCGGCCGGCTACTGGGTGCTGGACTGCGCGAGCCTGGAGCGGGTCACGGCGATCGCCGAGCGTGTCGCCCGGTGCCCTCAGCCCGCCGGGGCACCCGAGTACCCGGTGGTGATCCGCCCCATCATGGAAGGCGGCGCCGGGGACATCTGCTGA
- a CDS encoding VOC family protein — protein sequence MNAGGGNVLARARVATRLPAQDLDRARRFYSEQLGLEPVDERPGGLLYRCGGVDFALFQSTGASPGTFTQMGWEVDDIETVVSELKQRGVVFEDVDVPGLRTRDGIADIDGNYPSKGARGERGAWFRDSEGNLLGIGEPVV from the coding sequence ATGAACGCAGGCGGCGGCAACGTTCTGGCCCGGGCACGCGTGGCGACCAGGCTTCCAGCCCAGGACCTGGACCGGGCCCGGCGCTTCTACTCCGAGCAGCTCGGTCTGGAGCCCGTCGATGAACGGCCCGGTGGGCTGCTGTACCGGTGCGGAGGCGTGGACTTCGCGCTGTTCCAATCGACGGGGGCTTCGCCCGGCACCTTCACTCAGATGGGGTGGGAGGTCGACGACATCGAGACAGTCGTGTCGGAGCTCAAACAGCGCGGTGTGGTGTTCGAAGACGTCGACGTACCCGGGCTTCGAACGAGGGACGGGATCGCCGACATCGACGGGAACTACCCGAGCAAGGGGGCACGAGGCGAACGCGGCGCCTGGTTCCGTGACAGCGAGGGGAACCTGCTGGGCATCGGCGAACCGGTCGTCTGA
- a CDS encoding flavin reductase family protein, with product MRIDFDPEQCDRHAFYRLLTATVVPRPIAWVSTVSADGTDNLAPHSFFTISSVAPPVVQFTSVGRKDSLRNVEDTGEFVVNLAPEHLFEQINETAVDFPRGVSEFDAVGIGREPSLRVKAPRVADSPVALECVLHSTLRLGDSTVVFGRVVHAAVAEQVVDDGHPEVTRLRPLSRLGRDEWATLGEVSDLGRIRYADWPGHRTGGPTA from the coding sequence ATGCGCATCGACTTCGACCCCGAGCAGTGCGACCGGCACGCGTTCTACCGGCTGCTGACCGCCACCGTCGTGCCCCGCCCCATCGCGTGGGTCTCCACCGTCTCGGCGGACGGCACCGACAACCTCGCCCCGCACTCCTTCTTCACCATCTCCTCCGTGGCGCCGCCGGTCGTCCAGTTCACCTCCGTGGGACGCAAGGACTCGCTGCGGAACGTCGAGGACACCGGCGAGTTCGTGGTCAACCTCGCCCCCGAGCACCTCTTCGAGCAGATCAACGAGACCGCGGTGGACTTCCCGCGCGGTGTCAGCGAGTTCGATGCCGTGGGGATCGGCCGCGAGCCGAGCCTGCGGGTCAAGGCGCCGCGTGTGGCGGACTCGCCGGTGGCTCTGGAGTGCGTGCTGCACAGCACGCTGCGGCTGGGCGACTCCACCGTGGTGTTCGGCCGGGTCGTGCACGCTGCCGTGGCCGAGCAGGTCGTCGACGACGGGCACCCGGAGGTGACGCGGCTGCGTCCGCTCAGCCGCCTGGGCCGGGACGAGTGGGCGACGCTGGGGGAGGTCTCGGACCTGGGCCGTATCCGGTACGCGGACTGGCCCGGCCACCGCACGGGCGGTCCCACCGCATAG
- a CDS encoding MFS transporter has product MPYQSPPRAPVSARPHQGWTLFLSSLGLFMVALDTLVVATALPVLRLDLEATLTDLEWTVNAYNLAFACLLLTGAALGDRFGRRRMYAVGLLGFAVASAAAALSTSVGALVAARAVQGAFAAVVMPLTLTLISQAFPAEKRGMAIGLWGGVAGTAVAMGPVVGGAITDGLDWQWIFWLNVPIGLALAPLALARLTESFGPRPRLDLVGLALAGAGFLGLTWGLVRANTVGWASAEVVSALVAGAVLVASFLSWQRRARSPMVPLSLFRLRGFTTANGVSFFMYASLFGALFLMAQFLQTGLGNSPLEAGLRILPWTATPMVIAPVAGALADRWGNRPFMAAGLALQAVGLGWVAAIAQPGMGYAQLSIALTVAGIGTSMCFPTVANAVMGAVPHQEAGVASGTNSAIRELGGVFGVAVLAAVFTGPTVYGTPDAFVDAFKPALWVGAGLAAGGIVSALLAPPREVQPPEATTRRTTRPADVGLTGA; this is encoded by the coding sequence ATGCCGTACCAGAGTCCTCCCCGCGCCCCGGTGTCGGCCCGGCCCCACCAGGGCTGGACCCTGTTCCTGTCCTCACTCGGGCTGTTCATGGTCGCCCTCGACACGCTGGTCGTCGCGACCGCCCTGCCCGTGCTCCGGCTCGACCTGGAGGCGACCCTCACCGACCTCGAATGGACGGTGAACGCCTACAACCTGGCCTTCGCCTGCCTGCTGCTGACCGGGGCCGCGCTCGGCGACCGGTTCGGCAGGCGGCGCATGTACGCCGTCGGCCTGCTCGGATTCGCCGTCGCCTCCGCGGCAGCGGCCCTTTCGACGTCCGTCGGCGCCCTGGTCGCCGCCCGCGCGGTGCAGGGCGCCTTCGCGGCGGTCGTGATGCCCCTGACCCTCACCCTGATCAGCCAGGCGTTCCCGGCCGAGAAGCGCGGGATGGCCATCGGCCTGTGGGGCGGCGTCGCCGGTACGGCGGTCGCCATGGGACCCGTCGTCGGCGGAGCCATCACCGACGGCCTCGACTGGCAGTGGATCTTCTGGCTCAACGTCCCGATCGGGTTGGCCCTGGCCCCGCTCGCCCTCGCCAGGCTCACCGAGAGCTTCGGCCCCCGGCCACGTCTCGACCTCGTCGGACTCGCCCTTGCCGGTGCCGGCTTCCTGGGCCTGACCTGGGGACTCGTACGCGCCAACACGGTCGGCTGGGCCAGTGCAGAGGTGGTCTCGGCGCTCGTGGCCGGGGCCGTCCTGGTCGCCAGCTTCCTGTCCTGGCAGCGCCGGGCCCGCAGCCCGATGGTTCCCCTGAGCCTGTTCCGGCTGCGCGGCTTCACGACAGCGAACGGCGTGAGCTTCTTCATGTACGCCTCGCTCTTCGGCGCGCTGTTCCTGATGGCCCAGTTCCTGCAGACCGGGCTCGGCAATTCGCCCCTCGAAGCGGGCCTGCGCATTCTTCCCTGGACCGCGACGCCGATGGTGATCGCGCCCGTGGCCGGCGCCCTGGCCGACCGCTGGGGCAACCGCCCGTTCATGGCCGCAGGGCTGGCGCTGCAGGCGGTCGGGCTCGGCTGGGTCGCCGCGATCGCCCAGCCCGGCATGGGGTACGCCCAGCTCAGCATCGCCCTCACGGTGGCCGGGATCGGGACGTCGATGTGCTTCCCGACCGTGGCCAACGCGGTCATGGGCGCCGTTCCGCACCAGGAGGCCGGCGTCGCCTCGGGGACCAACAGCGCCATCCGCGAGCTCGGCGGCGTCTTCGGGGTCGCCGTCCTCGCGGCCGTCTTCACGGGCCCGACCGTCTACGGAACGCCGGACGCCTTCGTCGACGCCTTCAAACCCGCCCTGTGGGTCGGCGCGGGCCTGGCGGCGGGCGGCATCGTCTCGGCGCTGCTCGCACCCCCGCGCGAAGTCCAGCCCCCGGAGGCGACGACGCGCCGGACCACACGGCCCGCCGACGTCGGCCTGACGGGCGCGTAG